In Phoenix dactylifera cultivar Barhee BC4 chromosome 11, palm_55x_up_171113_PBpolish2nd_filt_p, whole genome shotgun sequence, the following are encoded in one genomic region:
- the LOC103717074 gene encoding V-type proton ATPase subunit G 1-like has translation MGSSMRQGGIQQLLAAEQEAQHIVNAARNEKMARLKRAKEEAEKEVAEYRAHMEAQFQRKVVESSGDSGANVKRLEEETDVKIEYLKSQAASVSLDVVNMLLKHVTTVKN, from the exons ATGGGCTCCAGCATGCGCCAAGGTGGAATTCAGCAATTATTGGCTGCAGAGCAAGAAGCTCAACATATTGTCAATGCTGCTAGGAATG AAAAAATGGCCCGGCTAAAGCGGGCTAAAGAAGAGGCTGAAAAGGAGGTTGCTGAATATCGTGCCCACATGGAAGCTCAATTTCAGAGGAAGGTTGTGGAG AGTAGCGGGGACTCTGGTGCAAATGTTAAGCGCCTCGAAGAAGAAACTGACGTGAAGATCGAATACCTGAAGTCACAGGCAGCAAGCGTTTCCCTTGATGTTGTTAATATGCTTCTGAAGCATGTGACTACTGTTAAAAATTAA
- the LOC103717071 gene encoding uncharacterized protein LOC103717071: MVFPPAEGYSMATAAGAREKPQSSHLLHHFSFPNLKRWGNQRMLRCANVNRKGEIIGGDRRPAPPAAAGERRALPSFARIRGPDEDAEGGGDDDDDDDDDDDDGGLEELREKLMGHLREAADRMKIGVPPPFLAGEPAKDVPAPAPARVPEAGALSSAAEAARPWNLRTRRAACKGPIGTGGRHPSPKHAPAPASPERGGRERTVRLRSKSAETSERPKFSVALTREEIEEDIYALTGSRPRRRPKKRPRTIQKQLDSVFPGLWLSEITVDSYKVPDD, from the exons ATGGTTTTTCCGCCGGCGGAGGGGTATTCCATGGCGACGGCGGCGGGTGCGCGCGAGAAGCCCCAGTCCTCCCACCTCCTCCACCACTTCTCCTTCCCGAACTTGAAGAGATGGGGCAACCAGCGGATGCTCCGCTGCGCCAACGTCAACCGCAAAGGCGAGATCATCGGCGGCGATCGGAGGCCTGCGCCGCCGGCTGCAGCCGGCGAACGGAGAGCTCTTCCTTCCTTTGCGCGGATCCGAGGGCCGGATGAGGACGCCGAGGGCGGcggcgacgacgacgacgacgacgacgacgacgacgatgacGGAGGGCTCGAGGAGCTCAGGGAGAAGCTCATGGGCCATCTCCGCGAGGCAGCAGACCGGATGAAGATCGGCGTGCCGCCGCCTTTCTTGGCAGGAGAGCCGGCGAAGGATGTgccggcgccggcgccggcgaGGGTGCCGGAGGCAGGGGCCTTATCGTCCGCGGCGGAAGCGGCGAGACCGTGGAATCTGCGGACGAGGAGGGCGGCATGCAAGGGTCCAATCGGGACCGGTGGGCGGCACCCGAGCCCTAAACATGCTCCGGCGCCGGCGTCGCCGGAGAGAGGTGGTCGGGAGAGGACGGTCCGTCTTAGATCGAAGAGCGCGGAAACGAGTGAGCGGCCCAAGTTCTCGGTTGCGCTCACGCGGGAGGAGATCGAGGAGGACATCTACGCGCTGACGGGATCCAGACCTCGCCGGCGGCCGAAGAAGAGGCCTAGGACCATACAGAAACAGTTGGat TCGGTCTTTCCCGGCTTGTGGCTCTCCGAGATCACTGTTGACTCGTACAAGGTTCCTGATGATTAA
- the LOC103717072 gene encoding uncharacterized protein LOC103717072 — protein sequence MVIAAADASVEARRRLDEPKAARMESPSPSLSRSLPQSRLHNFSFPTLSWGSQRLLRCMKLPAGTNGEIAELPASGSREEPRAARKRSSPLSSSLERKGSRRTASRILEPKEREEGGEENAEESSAAAAAARPWNLRSRRAACVASLEIGRGRNDFSSSSFSPSLLQLEKSGMAKSAKPRSEVLERGERQKFSVSLTPEEVEQDFLALKGTKPPRRPKKRAKVVQKQLDSIFPGLWLSEITPDLYKVDAEELGG from the exons ATGGTGATCGCTGCGGCGGACGCGTCGGTGGAGGCCCGTCGGAGGCTTGACGAGCCAAAGGCGGCGAGGATGgaatctccttctccctctctttcgCGCAGTCTCCCCCAATCTCGCCTTCATAATTTCTCCTTCCCGACTCTCAGCTGGGGGAGCCAGCGGCTCCTCCGGTGCATGAAGCTTCCCGCCGGAACCAATGGCGAGATTGCCGAATTGCCGGCCAGTGGGTCCCGGGAAGAGCCGCGGGCGGCGAGGAAGAGGTCCTCTCCCCTTTCTTCTTCGCTCGAgaggaagggatcaaggaggacgGCGTCTCGGATCCTGGAACCTAAggaaagggaggagggaggggaaGAGAATGCGGAGGAATCCTCTgcagcggcggcggcagcgAGGCCTTGGAATCTGAGGTCTAGGAGGGCGGCCTGCGTCGCTTCGTTAGAGATCGGACGGGGTCGGAAcgatttctcctcttcttctttctcgccTTCTCTCCTGCAGCTGGAAAAGAGTGGTATGGCGAAATCGGCCAAACCGAGATCAGAGGTTttggagaggggggagaggcAGAAGTTCTCGGTTTCGCTCACTCCTGAGGAGGTTGAACAGGATTTCCTTGCGCTTAAGGGGACGAAGCCCCCTCGGAGGCCCAAAAAGAGGGCCAAGGTCGTGCAGAAGCAATTGGAT TCAATTTTCCCCGGCTTATGGTTATCGGAGATAACACCAGACTTATACAAAGTTGATGCTGAAG AACTAGGAGGGTGA